One window from the genome of Sebastes umbrosus isolate fSebUmb1 chromosome 12, fSebUmb1.pri, whole genome shotgun sequence encodes:
- the ocel1 gene encoding occludin/ELL domain-containing protein 1 → MKSWSRKFKRQEPDSVVGSSSSKRNSISDPPPVRVWVTHTPTPDDGGDTSSTGITSSTPPYEEKEDNKGSMKDRLKSLIPQSWGGVIHKWTKESDSFNDSEASTSRIQILPNGTRVSPPVSPLLERRNWGDSLGQNSQKPLLGESPSDDLFNLGPREESILTSIHPAEYYAEKLEVYNQKYSYLKSWPGLLRLLAGLQLLFGGMVFACIIAYIQKDSEWSNSYGIYNGAYNNGQGMSGYSYRGPMTPFILAVAGVSWIITLMLLVMGMTMYYRTILLDAPWWPLTEALINVALFLLYMAAAIVYLNDLNRGGLCFTTIGVNPIMANLCRVEGGQMAGTAFIFINMAMYLGSFLVCLKMWRHEAARREREYFENQPQEESRWSIPLNPQKTKRISFKDEMDKPLSKDRINQNALNPEVHKNPVSLNRAAEYTPKVHIIADYIIKYPKISCVEEREKYRAVFNDQYQEYKDLHRDISTTLEKFRQLDATMARLLREGKSQEDQQRIQSILKKYQQKKSEPGFLEKKERCDYLKAKLSHIKNKIRTFDQEAMDDGRT, encoded by the exons ATGAAAAGCTGGAGCAGGAAATTCAAGAGACAAGAGCCTGACAGCGTGGTCGGGTCCTCCTCTAGCAAGAGGAACTCCATTAGTGATCCACCACCAGTGCGTGTGTGGGTTACTCACACACCCACGccagatgatggtggtgataCTAGCTCCACGGGCATCACATCCAGCACTCCACCGTACGAAGAGAAGGAGGACAACAAAGGGAGCATGAAGGACCGGCTGAAATCCCTCATCCCTCAGTCCTGGGGGGGCGTCATCCATAAATGGACGAAGGAGAGTGACAGTTTTAATGACTCTGAAGCCAGCACCAGTAGGATCCAGATCCTTCCTAATGGGACCAGGGTGAGCCCTCCTGTGAGTCCCCTGCTGGAGCGCAGGAACTGGGGTGATTCACTTGGCCAGAACTCCCAGAAGCCTTTGCTAGGGGAGAGCCCTTCTGATGATCTGTTCAATCTGGGCCCACGAGAGGAATCTATCCTGACCAGCATCCACCCTGCTGAGTACTATGCTGAGAAGCTGGAGGTCTACAACCAGAAGTACTCTTATCTGAAGTCCTGGCCTGGGTTGCTCAGACTTCTTGCCGGACTTCAGCTCTTATTTGGGGGCATGGTCTTTGCCTGCATCATCGCGTACATCCAGAAAGACAGCGAGTGGTCCAACAGCTACGGAATCTATAACGGTGCATATAACAACGGGCAAGGCATGTCTGGGTATAGCTACAGAGGCCCCATGACTCCCTTTATACTGGCAGTAGCTGGAGTCTCCTGGATTATAACCCTCATGCTCCTCGTGATGGGAATGACCATGTATTATCGCACCATCCTCCTCGACGCCCCCTGGTGGCCCCTGACGGAGGCGCTCATCAACGTGGCGCTGTTCCTGCTCTACATGGCAGCGGCGATTGTCTACCTGAACGACTTGAACCGCGGGGGGCTGTGCTTCACAACAATAGGCGTTAACCCCATCATGGCCAACCTGTGTCGGGTTGAGGGGGGCCAGATGGCGGGAACGGCTTTCATCTTCATTAACATGGCAATGTATCTGGGAAGCTTCCTGGTGTGTCTGAAGATGTGGAGGCACGAGGCCGCACGAAGGGAGAGGGAGTACTTTGAGAACCAG CCCCAGGAGGAGTCGCGCTGGTCCATCCCACTAAACCCTCAGAAAACAAAGCGCATATCATTCAAGGATGAAATGGATAAGCCTCTGAGTAAAGATCGTATCAATCAAAATGCGCTCAACCCCGAGGTCCATAAGAACCCAGTCAGTCTGAACAGAGCGGCTGAATACACCCCCAAAGTACACATCATCGCAGACTACATCAT AAAGTATCCAAAGATCAGCTGTGTGGAGGAAAGGGAAAAGTACAGAGCAGTCTTCAATGACCAGTATCAGGAATACAAGGACCTTCACCGAGACATCAGCACCACCCTCGAGAAGTTCAGACAGCTGGACGCCACGATGGCACGACTCCTCAGAGAGGGAAAAAGCCAAGAG GATCAGCAGAGGATTCAAAGCATTTTGAAGAAGTATCAGCAGAAAAAGAGC gAGCCTGGTTTCCTGGAGAAAAAGGAACGCTGTGACTATTTAAAAGCTAAATTAAGccacatcaaaaacaaaatccGCACTTTTGACCAGGAGGCCATGGACGATGGTCGGACATGA